The Saprospiraceae bacterium genomic interval CTCGTCGGCGGACTGAAAGTCCAACCAACGCGGTCATCGCTCCAGAATTCTGCCATATGTTCCAAATCACCATTGGGCTCATTTCTAGCGAGATTGGAGAGGATATAACACTCCTTCGCATGCAGGTAATAAATGGAGCCTGTATCTGCACTGCATGGGAATGGCGCTACCAGAGCATCCATATCGCTTTGGTTTATGGCAAATCTTCTTACTTTTCCCCATTGTGGATAAAGTGCTCTGTCTGTAACAGTGAGGGGGTCTGTAGGAACCCATTCACATCCTTGAGCGTTGACGGGATCCGGATACGGGTTTAAATGGGCGTTGTGTCCTATTGGATCGGTAATCGCAAATCTCCAAATTGCAGCAGCAACTTCTTTGCCATAAGCCTCAGAATTAATGAGGATGGTTTCAACTGCATATTTTCTATAAATGGACCGGAGTTCTACTTCCTTGTTCTTTATCAAATTCATAAACTGGCGGTGATCTAAATCATTTCCACTCTTGTCTTTAAATTTGACATTTTCAAAAAATTTGTTCATCAGATATCCATAGGATGCATTGATTACCGCTGGCCAATACAAATTCTTTTGAACTTCCGGCAAATCGTTAATCCCTAATCTGTATCGTAACGACTGGTATTCGGGCATTCCTCCTAAACAGGCTTCGTATGCACTGAGGCCCAGGTAAGCTAATGCCCTCGGAGCAGGACCAGGTCTGAAAAAGGAAGCATATCGCTCTACCTCCATAAAAACATTGTTCCACTCGTGGTAAACTTCGCTATCCTGAGATTTTAGCAATTGATTGCCTTCTTCGACGACCTCAGATTTATTACAGGAAGCAAATGTCAGCAAAACAAATGAAAAGCTGATCAGCAGCTTGTTCATGAGACTTTTCATATAAATCAACCTTTAGTTAAGTTATGTAAGTTTAAGTTTGTTTGGATATCGTTTAAAATCAGAGCGAAATTACACTTAAATTTATAAATCGTCCGGAAATTGCAATTTTCCAATCGAACATTGACAAATATTCAAAAGATAAAATGTATGTAAATATTTTTAAATAAATATTTTATACATAGAAAAAATACTACATATGATTTTTACAACCATGCCGGACGATTTTTAATATATTTTTTTCTAGGTATTTGGAATGTCTTCTTTTTTGAATTTGTAGAGATTTCCCGCTTCAATTTCTTTGTATTTCTGAACCTGCTCCAGAGCATCGGGTACCACATCGCTGCAAATTACGATCAGCGAACCTTCGGTTGCACTTTCAATAGCATGAGCAATTGCATCGCTCTCTTTCTTAATCACCGTTAGCTTCGTCTCTTTTCCTGCTTTTTGGATACCTGCTGTGAGCATATCGATAATCTCTTTATCTGACTTTCCTCTCAGATTTTTGTCCTGCCTGATGATGATCTCATCAAACATTTCAGCGGCAACCTTTCCGATTCCTTCGTTGTCTTCCTGTCTTCGGTCCCCTATACCTGCAATGATTCCAATTTTAGTATGGGCGTCAATTTTATCCACGAAGTTTTTCAAAGCTTGCAAGCCTGCCGGATTGTGTGCATAATCGAGCATTACTGTAAAGTTTTTAAACTCGAACATGTTGAGCCTGCCGGGAGTTTGAGCCGGAGAAGGAATGAAAGTTTCGAGAGCCGTCTTAATATCATCCAATTCAAATCCATGTAAATATCCGGTCAACACGGCAGGCAATATATTTTGGATCATGAAACTTGCCCGTCCGCCATAGGTCAGTGGTACGTTTACAGCTTTAACCACACGGAGTTTCCATTCTCCTTTACAGATGGTTATAAATCCATTTTCATAAAGTGCACAGATCCCATTGTTTTTCATGTGTTTTTTAACTCTGGGATTGTTTTCATCCATGGAAAATAATGCTATTTTTCCTTTGTGTAATTCCCGCATGGCATAAACAAGATCGTCGTCTGCATTTAGAATAGCATAGCCATCGGGAAGTATGGATTCGACTACCACAGACTTGACTTTTGCAAGTTGTTCCAAGGTATGAATTCCTTTCAAACCCAAATGATCTGGTGCTACATTGGTGACAATGGCAACGTTGCAATTTTTAAAACCGAGTCCGGCTCTTAGGATTCCTCCTCTGGCTGTTTCAAAAACTGCAAAATTTACGGTAGGATCCTTCAATACGAATTCAGCGCTGCCGGGACCGCTGCAATCTCCTTTCATCATCAAATGATTCTGAATGTATATTCCATCAGTGGTGGTATAACCAACGGTATAACCCATCATTTTTACCATATGGGCAATCAGTCTGGTTGTCGTTGTTTTACCATTGGTTCCGGTGATGGCAACAATTGGGATCCTGCTGTTTTTTCCGGGAGGATAAAGCATGTCGATAACAGGTGCAGCAACATTTCTGGGCAGCCCTTCAGCGGGAGCCAGGTGCATTCTGAATCCGGGTCCGGCATTCACTTCAATTACGGCACCACCGGTCTCTGAAACGGGCTTGCTGATATCGCGGGTCAGGAAATCAATGCCACAAATATCAAGGCCTACTATTCTTGAAATCCGCTCTGCCATAAATATAGTACCCGGATGAACAATATCTGTGACATCGATGCTTGTCCCTCCGGTTGACAAATTCGCGGTATCTTTTACGACCAGAATCTCACCTTTATCGAGTATCGTATCCAGGCTGTAATTTTTTAGTTCGATGAGTTTACGGGTAATATCGTCGATGTTGATATAAGTCAGTACTTTTTCATGGCCAAATCCTCTTCTGGGGTCTGCATTTGTTTGATCAATCAACTGTTGAATACTTGATTTTCCGTCGCCAATCACCCTTGCAGCCAGCCTTTTTGCCGCAGCTACCAATTTGTGATTGATCACCAATAACCTGTAGTCATCGCCAATAATATATTGCTCTATGATTACCGAGTTGGAAATTCGCTTTGCAGAATGAAAAGCTTCTAAAGCCTGATCCCAATTGACGACATTGGTAGTAACTCCCCGGCCATGATTTCCATCAATAGGTTTAATGGCCAACGGATACTTCAAATATTCGACAGCTTCTTTGAGTCCTGCTTCCGTGCGAACAATTTCACCTTTTGGAACGGGAATTTCTGCCTGACTGAGCAAGTATTTGGTGTCCTCTTTGTCACCGGCAATATCGACTCCAATAGAAGAGGTGTTGCTGGTTACCGTAGCCTGTATTCTTTTCTGATTATACCCATAACCCAATTGACAAAGGCTGTATTTATTGAGTCGGATCCATGGAATTCCCCTTGCTACGGCTTCGTCTATGATGCTCGCCGTACTGGGTCCAAGCCTTTCCGATTCCCTTAACTCCCTCATTTCCTGGATATCCGCAGCAAGGTCGTATTCCTGGTTATCGATGATCGCCTGAGCAATGCGAACGGCAGCTTTCGCTGCATAAACGCCCACTTTTTCTTCGAGGTAATCAAAGACCACGTGATAAACACCATCCTCACCATAAGTCCTGGTTCTTCCAAATCCAACCTCCATTCCGGCCAAACTTTGAATTTCAAGCGCAATGTGTTCGACGACGTGTCCCATCCAGGTCCCTTCCGTAATTCGGAGAAAAAATCCTCCGGGTTCGCCAACCGAACACCGGTGTTCATACATCCCAGGTAAAAGGGCTTTCAACCGGTCCAGAAAACCTTCAATGGTGTTGGTGGGGCGCTGTTCCAATTCTTCCAGGTCAAGCACCATTACAATGAGCTTATGCCGTCTTACAGACCAGTAATTCGGACCCCGCATTACATTGATTTCCCTAATACGCATTTGTCTAAAATTATGGCTTTAAGGTAATAATTTTGTGTTATTCTTTGTATTACTTATACATTTGTGCCCATTCAGAAAGCGTTTGGCATGGATTATAAAGGAACACTTATTCCGGTGGGGGGGAATGAAGATAAGGGTACCGGGCTCAATGAAATGTACACGATGGATTTTATTGAACAGGGAATTTTATCCAGAATTTTAAAAGAAAGTGGAGGTAAAGATGCCCGGGTCGTGGTCATCACGAGTGCTTCTTCCATTCCTGTGGAGGTAGGCGATAATTATTGTAAGGCGTTCAGTGCTCTGGGATGTGATCAAGTGAACATTATCGACATTCGCAGGCGAAGTGAGGCGCAGTCCAAGGCTTATTATAAAGCAATAGAAGAGGCGGATTGTGTCATGTTTTCCGGTGGAGACCAATCGAAAATAACGAAATACCTGGCGAATACCAGTATCCACGAGTTACTCCATTTAAAATTGAAAAGAGAATCATTTGTGTTGGCTGGAACAAGTGCCGGGGCTATGGCCATGTCACTGCAGATGATATCCGGTGGCAGTACCTCCGATTCCATGCAAAAGGGAAATGTCCGCATGGCACTGGGAATGGGCTTTCTGGAACAAGGTATCATCGATACCCATTTTATTCAAAGAGGAAGATTCGGCAGATTGGCAGAAGCTGTCGCCAGGTTTCCTCAAATATTGGGAATAGGCCTCGCTGAAGATACCGGTATCGTTATTAAGAAAGGAAATTTGTGCGAGGTGATTGGATCGGGCATGGTAATCCTCTTTGATGCCAGGCAATTGAGTCATAACCGATACGAGGACTTGGAACCGGGAACACCCATGTCTCTTTCAAATTTAACGACGCATATTCTTGCAAACGGCGATAAGTTTAACATCAGAGAACGAAGTTTAAAGATCCTTCCCCTGAACGTCGCTATTTCGAATTAGATAGAAATTTTTTAAAATTTTTTAGGAGTCCCATGTAAACAGATACAAAAATGTTAATATATAATTGTTTTGAAACCTTGTATTTAGTCGCAATTAAATCATTCAATTAATTTAAGATAAATAAATCTTAATTAACCATCAGAAAATTTTTGTGATTGTACCCCCTCTGAATTCAAAAAAACCCCTAACTTTGTTTCTGGCACTTTAATAAGTTACTGATTTTTAATCCCTGATAATTGGTCCTTGTGAGTATGAAATATCCCTCCGTATCATTTGTATTGTTACTGATTAGTATAGTATTTATTCAGTGCAGCCGCGAAGAAGTAATCCAGGATTATTCCCTTGATGACAAGTTGACAAAACTGCTGGAATCCAATTCTGCTTCTGGAGATATCCGGGATTTTGTATTGGTAGATGGGGAAAATTTATCTGAAATTCCTAATCAGGATCCCAAGAATCCTCTGAATCCTACTAAAATTCAACTGGGCAAAATGTTGTTTCACGAACCGGCTATTGGAGTTCTGCCAAATAAGCCGGAAGGGATGATGACTTTTACTTGTGCTTCTTGCCATATTGCTGAAAAGGGATTTACAGCCGGAAGATTTCAGGGCATTGCAGATGGTGCTATTGGCTTTGGGCATTTTGGAGAAGGAAGGGAAAAATCACCCTTATATCAAGGACATGAAGTTGATGCGCAAGGGGCCCGACCGCTGCCAACTATCAATTTGGCTTATGTCAGAAATGCCCTATGGGCTGGTTCCTTTGGTTCTTTTAGCATGAATGAAGGCACAGAAGCCGTTTGGAATCAGGATACCTTGACGGCAGTCAATCATTTAGGCCTGGAGGGTCTGGAAGCTAATAATATCAGGGCATTACAAGTCCACAGGATGACGATGAATGAAAAAATGGCTACCGATCTTGGTTATAAAAAGCTGTTTGATGAAGCATTTCCAGAAATACCGGTAGCTGAAAGATATAATCTAATTACCACTTCATTTGCAATAGCCGCTTATTTCAGAAGCGTTACGACCAACAAAGCGCCGTTTCAAAATTGGTTAAAAGGCGACCTCACAGCCATGACTGAAACCCAAAAACGCGGAGCGATTCATTTCTTTGGAAAAGCTGGATGCGTTCGGTGTCACAACAGTCCATCATTAAACAGTTTTAATTTCTTTGCGCTTGGAGTTTACGATCTGTATCAAAATCCTTTTGGGGAAACATTCAGGACCGGGCCCACTGATAAAAGAGTAATAGGGCGTGGTGGTTTCACTGAAAGACCAGATGACTTATACAAATTTAAAGTACCCCAATTATACAACCTTAAAGACGTGGGATTTTACTTCCATGGTGCCAGTAAAAAATCCTTACGTGAAGTCGTTGAGTATTTCAACAATGCGGTTCCGGAAAATCCTTTGGTTCCCAAATCTCAGATCAGTGGTTTTTTTACTCCGCTTAAATTGACAAATAAGGAAATGGACGAACTTACCGATTTCCTTGAAAATGGCTTGTACGATCCAGATCTGACCAGATACCTGCCAGACCATAACTTATCGTTTTTGTGTTTTCCAAATAACGATGAGCTTTCCAGAAAAGATATGGGCTGTAATTAAATCTTGAAAATTATCAATTAAAGAGAATAAACTTCTCATTCCTTATACGCGAGCCCGATATTAAGCTAAGCCAATTATCAGCTTGCAATTTCTCTCTCCATTTTTATTTTAATCAATACAACAAGTCCATGGCTGTTGTAAACAATTCAAGTGAATTATTTTTTCACGTTTCTTTTTTGGTATCCCAAATGCGATCCGGATATAAACTTTGAAATGCGGATCCAATCCAGATCGAACTCAACGGAATGGCTATGTAAAACATTCTACCGAGATCGCCGGAGAGTAATGCCTGCAGCAATACCATTGGAAAAAAAGTCCAATACAACCAAGTTCCATGGCTGCAAATCATTTGGAGAAATAAAGATTTGGATTTCCAAAATGCCCAAAATATCAATAAGGTCCAGACTCCTGTGACTGAAAACAGTTCGTATAATCCGTGAGCACTGAATAAACGGTTTAATGAATCCGGAATCGTAGAAAAACTGGAAAGGATTTCAAAAATGCTTTGATCCCATTTTTGTTCCAGCCGCCAATCCCACCAGCTCCTGAAACCAAAAATAAACATTCCGGAAATCGCGATGTAAAAAATTCGCTTTCGGACAAGAAGCCAGGATGCATAGAGTAACACCGGTATAAAAAATATATATGCTTCTTTTGACCAGGGCCCAATGAGGATAGAAAACAAAACCCAAAATTCGCGCTTCGCAAGGATGCCATATAAAGCCGTGGTAAGAGCCAGCAAATACAAACTATCAATTAATGGAAGAGCTGTGATTTCCAGAGTCCAGCGGTTCGTTAAAAAGGATATCAATAAAATTGAATTCGACAGCTTGTTTAAAGAAAAAACTTCGCCGATCTTATAAATGAATATCGAAACAATAGCCATCAGCATGCTGTTGACCAGCATGAAGGAGAAACACAAACTGAAATTTCCTTCAAAATTCCAGGGCTGTATTTTAGAGAGCAAAGGCTGCAAACAGTAATTGACTCCTGCTGCCAACATCGGTATAATTACCCTGTATTTTCTAATTGGATTTTGATCCCATTCGCCATCCGCAAGTCCTAAATAACTTTGGATATCCGGACTCATCTGCATGGGGAAATACAACATGAGTGTAAATCCTAATGAGACGAGGATTAAAAAAGAAATTACAAAAATAAAGGCAGTATTAAATTGATCACTCTTCATAATTGGATCCCATGCTTACAAAAATAGCAAAGCTTAACAAAGATTTCAGTGGAATTCAGGTTTACTTCTGAACTACTCTTTAATTTGGAATAAGCTGTTGGAATTTGAGCAGAATGATCATTAAAAGCTTCACCTGATTCCTGGAATTTTGAAATAATTATGAAAAGTTAAAATGATGTTCGTTGAAATTGAATTGCAATCTGAATGGAAAAACTCCAATCAAAAAAATTGCAACCCTTATCTTTGCCAATCTTGTGATTAACTATGGGACTATTTTATAACTTGTATACTGCAGAGCGTGCAGATGAAAATGCAGCATCTGACCAGCCGGTTTTTATGAGGCAATTGTTTGCCTACGTTACTGCCGCCGGAGAAGTGTCCGGAAATATACTCGAAATTGGCTGCGGAGAAGGTTATGGTATCAAATGGCTGGCGCCAAAAGCCAGTCGTTATGTAGCACTGGACAAACACATTCCTGTCAATCAAAAGAACTTTGATCAGGTTGAGTTTATACAAACCGAAGTTCCATGGCTCAAAGGAATGGATTCCAATCAATTTGACGTCGTTATTTGTTTTCAATTGATCGAACACATCCAGGAGGATCATATATTGTTGTCGGAAATACACCGGGTTCTGAAACCAGGCGGAAAGCTCCTGATGACCACTCCAAACAGCAGCATGACTTTGAGTCGAAATCCCTACCACATCAGAGAATACAATACATCTGAATTCAGAAGTTTCATCAGCCAAAGCTTTGATCCTAAGATGGTATTTTTTGGAGGTGTGTACGGGGATGCAAAAGTCATGGAATATCACGAGCGCAATCGCAAATCGGTTGAAAAATTTCGTCGATTCGACATTTTCGGATTGGAAAAGCGATTGCCGGCTTCCTGGTTTCAATGGCCTTATGATATTCTCAATCGCTTGAACCGAAATCGCTTAAAAGATCACAACGAAGCACTTGTTTCACAGATCACCACTTCCAATTATTTTCTGAAAGAAATGGACGGTCAACAACTGGATTTCTATTGCAGAGCGGTGAAGAAATAGTAGTCAGTACTCAGCAGTTAGCAATTAGTAGTCAGTATGTGCGGTCCGGCAACAAAAGGATTGGTATTTATCTAAAACAATCTTCATGTCGGGATCAGTTATTTGATGGTGGTTAACGAACGCATGTTAGTTGATTTCAGCTTTTCGCCTTAAGCCTTCCGCCATAAGCCTTTTTCAGCTTTCAGAAATGTACCCAACCCTGTGCCTTCATCGCATGCAGTCTGCCTTGATCCGTTTTTAACTGGACGCCAAATTCCTTTGGTTTGCATTCGCCAATATAATGGAATCCAGGAAGGTATTGAACTTTAGGAGCATCAGCGGGATTTATAGCCATGAGCAATTCATAGTCTTCCCCGCCATTAAGTGCACAAGTAAAAGGATCCACTTGAAATTTAAGTGCCAGGAGTTTTGCTTCTTCATTCATGGGGATAAACGATTCGGAGATTTCAGCTCCAATCTGACTTTGTTGGCAAATATGCATGAGATCTGAAGACAAGCCATCAGATAAATCGATCATTGCATTTGGAACTACTCCGGCTTTTTCAAGCCACAAGACCACATCTTTTCTTGCTTCCGGTTTCAGAAACTTTCCGACAGCATAGCGCTGATTTTCCAGATCGGGCTGTATGGAAGGGTTTTCAAGAAACAATTGTTTTTCTCGTTCGAGTAATTGCAATCCGAGATAAGCGCCACCCAATTCACCCGTCACAAAAAGATAATCTCCTTGCTTTGCTCCCGACCGGTAACAGATTTTCGGAAGTACTTGCCGGCCGATAGCTGTTATGGAGATCACCAACCCCCGCAAAGAAGAAGTGGTGTCACCGCCGACCAGATCTACATCGTAAACTTTGCAGGCTTCGCGTATCCCACTATACAACAGATCCAAAGCTTCCACTGAAAACCGGCTGGATACGGCAATGGAAACCGTTATCTGTTCAGCATATGCGTTCATCGCACAGACATCTGAAATATTGCAAACAACGGCTTTGTATCCGATGTGTTGTAATGGAAAATACGCGAGGTCAAAGTGAATTCCCTCCAACAAAAGATCTGTCGTAACAATGGTCATGGTATCTCCATGATTGATTACAGCGGCATCATCGCCAACAGCTTTGATAGTAGACTTTTGCACTGAGGTAAAATCCCGGGTCAGGTGGCGAATGAGTCCGAACTCACCCAGACTATTGATTTCGGTTCGTTGTAAAGGATCGTTTAATTCAGACATGATCAATAATTTTTTGTTGGACTATGGGCCAAAGATCGTTGGTAGGCAATTGAGCCTCGAAAAGCATGGCTTCACCACTGGATGGATGCTTAAATTGGTATTTCCATGCATGCAAACCTATGGACCTGTCTGGGTTTCCCCTTTTGGCACCATATTTAACATCCGCCTTCACCGGAACCCCGGCATAAGCCAATTGGGCCCTGATCTGATGAAATTTTCCGGAGCGTATCAGAACTTCGAGGATCAGATATCGGTCGAGTTGATGAATGACCTTGTATTCGAGTTCGCAAAGATTTCCTTGTTGTTCAGAATTGATATGTGATTTTTTTTGCCTTCCATCTTTTTGAAGAAAATTCTGCAGAATTCCTTGATCGGGAATTTCACCTTTTTCTACCAAAGCGATATAAGATTTTAGAAAAGTACCCGAAGATTGCTGATGTATAAGGTTCTCATGTGCTTTGGAATTTTTGGTCAACAACACCAAACCCGAGACCGGACGGTCGATCCGGTTGATCAAATGCAATTCTGTTTTGCAGTATGATTTTAAATATTGAAGCAATGACCTATCGCCTGTTTTGTCATTTTGGACAGGCATACCCGAAGGTTTATTGGCCAAAACCAGATAATGGTCCTGAAAAACTAAATAATCTTTAATGGAAGTAGTCAGATAGATTTCAGTTTATTTCTTCGTAATCACTATACTTGCTTTTGTCGTTTTTGGGCTTACGGGGATCAATTACAATGATTTTATCTTTAAGAAAAAGAGCATAAACTGCGTAAATCGCCAAACCGAAAATGATAAGTCGGATCATGCTGTAAATTTATTAGCTTTCAAAGATACATCGAAATTATACGTTAAACAAAGAGTTTGCGTTATGTAACAACTGCCATCCCACCACCGGTTTGGCTTTGACGGAATTTGCCTACTTTTACATGCAGAATTTTATTATATTAATATATTATTATTTATAAATTACTGAATATCATAATCATATGAAATTTAATAAAACCAATCTCGTAGGATGGGTGGTTTTCGCAGCCGTTTTCATCATCTATTTTTTCTCTGTAGAACGCACCGGAAGTCTTTGGGATTGCGGTGAATTTGTTGCAGGCGCATATAAATTGCAGGTAGTGCATCCCCCAGGTGCTCCGCTTTTCCTGGTCATCGGCAGACTTTTTACCTGGGTTGCTGAAATCCTGTCAGACAATCCGGCTTACATCGCTTTTGCAGTAAATATCATGTCTTCTCTGTGCTCAGCGTTTGCGGCCATGTTTATTTGTTGGACCACGCTGATCGTAGCAAAATTATCCAGTATTGGACGTAATGATCAACATCATGAAAACGAAAGTTGGCCCATTCTGGGAGCAGGACTCATCGCAGGTTTGGCCAGTGGTTATATTTCAACAACCTGGTTTTCAGCTGTGGAAGGCGAGGTATATTCCATGTCAACTATGTTTACAGCGATGACCATTTGGGCAGCATTCAAATGGTATTATCTGGAAGATACCCCTAAAAATGACAAGTGGCTGATCTTTGCTGTTTTTGCAACGGGTTTGTCTACCGGTGTTCACTTGCTTAGTCTTTTATCCTTTCCAACCATCGCTATGCTTTACTACTATAAAAGGTATAAAACACATAGCTTTTTTGGAACCCTGCTGGCGGGTTTTGTTGGAATCGTAGCCATCTTTCTATTTCAAAGCATTATCATCACCGGGATCCCGCAATTGTGGATGTTTTTTGAGTTGAATATGGTGAATTCATTTGGTCTTCCATTCCATTCGGGACTCATTCCAACACTCATTGTGATTGTTTTGGCAGGCTACTATGGACTTCGTTACTTTAAAAACAAAGGAAATGATTTGATGCACAAAGTGGTTTTTACCATGTTGCTTTTAGTGGTGTCTTATTCGACTGTAGGTGTAGTATTGATCCGTGCCAATGCAAAACCCCCAATCAATATGAACGATCCTTATGATGTAGTCCGGTTGATCCCTTATTTGAACCGAGAGCAGTATGGCGACCGGAGTTTGATGAAAGGTCCTCATTTTGAAGCAAGACCGGTGGATACTAAATCGGAAGACCGTTGGGGTCGTGTCGGAGATGAATACAAAGTAGTCGACCAGAAATTTGATTACATTTTCAGAGATAAGGATAAAATATTATTTCCACGGATCAGCCACCAGGATCAGGGAAGACCGCAGTTGTACAGAATGTGGATGAAACATCTGAACGAAGACAAAGCGAAAGTACCGAGTATGTCATTCAACTTAAAATTTATGTGGTCTTATCAGTTCGGATGGATGTATTGGAGATATTTTATGTGGAATTTTGCCGGCAGGCAAAATGGCGAACAGGGATTTTATCCTTGGGTCAATAAAGATGGTAACTGGTATTCAGGTGTCAGTGCAATCGACGGTTCCAGACTCTATAATCAGGACAGACTGCCCCGGGTGATTAAAGAAGACGAATCGAGAAACTCTTATTATTTTATTCCATTAATCATAGGACTCATCGGTGTGTTTTACCATTACCGGAAGAACAAAAACGATTTTATGGCTTTGCTGGGATTTTTTATCCTGACAGGTCTTGCGCTTTGTGTGTTTAACAATTCACCACCCAATGAACCCCGCGAAAGAGATTATGTTTTGGAAGGTTCATTTCTGACCTTCTGTATATGGATCGGGATGGGTGTTTTGGGAATTGCTCAATTCCTGAAAAATCGATTCAAGCTTTCTAACAACATTGGTGGCATGGCCGCAACCTTGATTGGCATGGCTGTTCCCATAATACTTGTTACGGAGAATTTTGATGACCACAGCAGGATGCGATCTACCGGAGCCAGAGATTATGCCTCCAACATCCTCGAATCCTGCAGGCCCAATGCAATATTATTTACTTATGGAGATAACGATACTTATCCCGTTTGGTATGCCCAGGAAGTAGAAGGGATCAGAAAAGATGTGCGCGTAATAAACCTGAGTTTGATTGCTGTGGATTGGTATATTGAAAATCAAAGAAGAAAATTTAATGAATCTCCTCTCGTAAAGATGTCCATTCCTCAGGAGAAATTGAGAGGAAGCTTGAGAAATCAGGTCTTTTATTACAATCCTTCAAATATGGATGGAAAAAATGTCGATCCACCCATGTCAGCTCTTCAATTTTTGAAATTTATTGCGGAAGAACATCCTATAGAAAGTGGAAGTGGAAAAGTTTTTGAGACCTACATGCCAAACAATAACGTATACATTGAAGTCGACCGCGAACGGGCCATACAGGCTGGTTTGTGCAGCCCTGATGACAGTATGTTTGTCGATAAAATTCCAGTGGGCATAGCGGGTCCGTATATAACCAAAGACGATATCGCCATTCTCGACATCATTCAATCTAATTTGTATGATCGTCCGGTTTATTTCAGTGTAACCTGTAGCCAGGAAAAACTTTTAGGATTGCAGGATTATATGGAATTAGAGGGTATGGCCTTGAGAATAATCCCGGTCAAATCGCAAAGTGATCCCAGTTTGTACATCTATGGATCCGGACGAATCAATGCAGACAGAAGTTACGAAGTGATCATGGACAAATTTAAGTGGGGCAATTTTGATAAAGTGGACTTGTTTGTGGATCATAGCTTTGCACCAAGTGTTCAGGCCAAAAGGATGATCATGATGCGTACCGCTTTAGCCATGATCGACAGAGGCGATAAAGACCGTGCTGCCAAAATGGCCAACAGGTTTTTTGAATCCTTTCCGAATATGAATTTCCAATACGATGTTCGAATCATGCCCTTCATCCAGGTACTTATAGATGCAGGAGATTTTGAATCTGCTAAAAAGCATCTCC includes:
- a CDS encoding RNA pseudouridine synthase; protein product: MPVQNDKTGDRSLLQYLKSYCKTELHLINRIDRPVSGLVLLTKNSKAHENLIHQQSSGTFLKSYIALVEKGEIPDQGILQNFLQKDGRQKKSHINSEQQGNLCELEYKVIHQLDRYLILEVLIRSGKFHQIRAQLAYAGVPVKADVKYGAKRGNPDRSIGLHAWKYQFKHPSSGEAMLFEAQLPTNDLWPIVQQKIIDHV
- a CDS encoding DUF2723 domain-containing protein; amino-acid sequence: MKFNKTNLVGWVVFAAVFIIYFFSVERTGSLWDCGEFVAGAYKLQVVHPPGAPLFLVIGRLFTWVAEILSDNPAYIAFAVNIMSSLCSAFAAMFICWTTLIVAKLSSIGRNDQHHENESWPILGAGLIAGLASGYISTTWFSAVEGEVYSMSTMFTAMTIWAAFKWYYLEDTPKNDKWLIFAVFATGLSTGVHLLSLLSFPTIAMLYYYKRYKTHSFFGTLLAGFVGIVAIFLFQSIIITGIPQLWMFFELNMVNSFGLPFHSGLIPTLIVIVLAGYYGLRYFKNKGNDLMHKVVFTMLLLVVSYSTVGVVLIRANAKPPINMNDPYDVVRLIPYLNREQYGDRSLMKGPHFEARPVDTKSEDRWGRVGDEYKVVDQKFDYIFRDKDKILFPRISHQDQGRPQLYRMWMKHLNEDKAKVPSMSFNLKFMWSYQFGWMYWRYFMWNFAGRQNGEQGFYPWVNKDGNWYSGVSAIDGSRLYNQDRLPRVIKEDESRNSYYFIPLIIGLIGVFYHYRKNKNDFMALLGFFILTGLALCVFNNSPPNEPRERDYVLEGSFLTFCIWIGMGVLGIAQFLKNRFKLSNNIGGMAATLIGMAVPIILVTENFDDHSRMRSTGARDYASNILESCRPNAILFTYGDNDTYPVWYAQEVEGIRKDVRVINLSLIAVDWYIENQRRKFNESPLVKMSIPQEKLRGSLRNQVFYYNPSNMDGKNVDPPMSALQFLKFIAEEHPIESGSGKVFETYMPNNNVYIEVDRERAIQAGLCSPDDSMFVDKIPVGIAGPYITKDDIAILDIIQSNLYDRPVYFSVTCSQEKLLGLQDYMELEGMALRIIPVKSQSDPSLYIYGSGRINADRSYEVIMDKFKWGNFDKVDLFVDHSFAPSVQAKRMIMMRTALAMIDRGDKDRAAKMANRFFESFPNMNFQYDVRIMPFIQVLIDAGDFESAKKHLRILATETLDMLEFYDSLKPDELESGFSQERGLSMSAVREIIERSKMVNDPQFQTEMETFLNKYHNATPILQK